In Gemmobacter sp., the genomic window CGATCCGCCCGATCCTCGCGCGCGATGCGTTCTGCGAATGTCTCGGGCGGGGTGGTGATGGCAGGGGCAATGGCGGTGGCAACGCTCATTGGCCGGTGCCGCTTTCCCCGACGGCGCCTTCCTCTGGCCCGATGATGCGGACCGAGACCGAAGCGCCCAGCCGCACCAGCCCTTCCGGCGGATGCTCCAGCTCGATCTCGACCGGAAAGCGGCGGGCGGCGCGCACCCAGTCCAGCTTGCTGGCGACCAAGGGCAGGCCCAAAAGCTGCGCCTCTTCCGAGGACCGCACGCCCCAGCCGATGCCACCGACCACGCCCTCGATCATCAGATCCGGCGCGACCAGCAGGAACACCCGCGCCCGGTCGCCGATGCGGATGTTCGGCAGGTCGGTTTCGCGGAACAAGGCGCTTACCCGCCAATGGCTGTCGTCGATCAGCGAGAACAGCTTGACGCCCGAGACCACGAATTCGCCCGCCGTGAGCGTCATCCCCGCCAGCACACCGTCGGTCGGGGCACGCACCTCGGTGTTGCGCAGGTTGCGCTCGGCCAAAGCAACCGAGGCGCGGGCGACATCGACCTGTGCGCGGCGGGTGTCCAGCGTGCCGACAAAGGCGTCTGTCCCCTGCGCATGGCTTTGCGCCTGCGCCAAGGTGACCGTGGCATCGCGCAAGGCGGTCCGCGCGGCATCGACCTCTTGCGCAGTGACATAGCCCTGCGCCAGCAAGGGTTCGAGCCGGTTCAAGGTCTGCTGCGCCAGTTCCAGATTGGCGGTGGCGCGCTCGATCTGGCTGTTGGCGACATCGGCGTTGGATTGTTGCAGCGCCAGATTGCCCTCGCCCTGCCGCAGCTCGGACTCTGCCGCGGCCAATGCCGCGCGCGCCTGATCGAGTTCCAGTTGATAGGGCTCGGGGTCGATGCGGAACAGCAGATCACCTGCGGCGACCCTGGCGCTTTCGCTGACGGCGACCTCGATCACCAGACCGGGCACGATGGCGGAAATGCCGGTGACCGGGGCACTGATCTCAGCGGCATCGGTCGAGGGGTGGCTGGCCGATTGCCGCCATGCCCAGACGGCGGCAGCGGCGGCGGCGAGAGCCGTCACGAGGACCACAAGGCGAAGGATAGCGCCGACCCAGGGGCGCGGAACTGGCGAAGGCGTCTCCGACCGTGACGGCGTGACCTCCGCCGATTGAGACGGCGAAGCCCGGCCATCATCCTGATCCGTCGATACGGCAGGACCGGCACTGACCTCGGGCGGGTGCTCCACGGGGTCCGGAAGTGCAGTGCCGGCAACACCCTTGCTATCAGCTGTGGCATTTGCCTCCGGCACCGGAGCGGTGACCTGCGGCTTGGGCTCGTCCTGCGCGGCGCTCATCCATAGCTCCCGATCCAGAGGTAATTCATGCCGATACCGGCCAAGAGGGCCACGGCGGGATAGAAGACGGCGGCGGCTGGCAGATGCCGCGACAGGCCAGTCAGCACGAGGATCTCGCGCAGGATCAGCGCCACACCGACCCCGGCCAGCGCCGCAAAGATCCAGACCGGAAAGGACGAGCCGAACAGGCCGATGATGGTCGCGCGCGGGGTCATCTGGCACCTCCAAACATGGTCTTAGCCGTTGTCCGTCGTCGAATGATTTGGAACAGCCGCGCTGATTTTGTAGCGGATGGCTTGGGCTCATCGGTTTCAGGCTATGCCACTTGACGCTGGTGGTTCAAGCGGCGGTTTTGGATGGTCTGCTGTTTGATGCGCCTCCTTTCAGCCAAGATGGTTTCACCGCGACCAAAGTAGACGTCAGCTGGGGTTAGGTTGCTGATGCTCTCGTGGTAGCGATTGTTGTTGTAGTGATCGATGAAGGCGGCGATGGCTGCTTCGAGTTCGCCCTCGAGGAAGTAGTTTTCCAGCAAGATGCGGTTCTTCAGGGTCTGGTGCCATCTTTCGATCTTTCCCTGTGTCTGGGGGTGCATTGGTGCGCCGCGAATGTGCTTCATGCCTTTGTCTTCGAGATATTCTGCCAGATCAGCAGCGATGTAAGACGAGCCATTATCGCTGAGCAGCCTGGGTTTGTGCAGAACCTTGGCGCTGTCGCTGCCTGACGCTGCCAAAGCGATGTCGAGCGTGTCGGTGACATCCACGGCCCGCATGTTGCCGTATAGCTTCCAGCCGATGACATAGCGGGAGTAGTCGTCGAGGATCGTGGACAGGTAGAACCAGCCCCAGCCGACGACTTTCAGATAGGTGAAGTCAGTCTGCCACATCTGGTTTGGCGCCGTAGTCTTGTCTTTGAACTCATCGGCCGCCTTGATGACGATGTAGCCGGGAGGCTGCGATGGCGATGCTTGTGTGCACGATCCGCCTGATGCAGGTTCCGGGCATCGCAACACGCAGAAGGGCGATTACGCGGCGGTGCCGGGGGCTGAATTTCCGTCAAGGGCTGCGCCGCCAGCCGGAAGACTTCCGGAACCTCGCGTT contains:
- a CDS encoding HlyD family efflux transporter periplasmic adaptor subunit — its product is MTALAAAAAAVWAWRQSASHPSTDAAEISAPVTGISAIVPGLVIEVAVSESARVAAGDLLFRIDPEPYQLELDQARAALAAAESELRQGEGNLALQQSNADVANSQIERATANLELAQQTLNRLEPLLAQGYVTAQEVDAARTALRDATVTLAQAQSHAQGTDAFVGTLDTRRAQVDVARASVALAERNLRNTEVRAPTDGVLAGMTLTAGEFVVSGVKLFSLIDDSHWRVSALFRETDLPNIRIGDRARVFLLVAPDLMIEGVVGGIGWGVRSSEEAQLLGLPLVASKLDWVRAARRFPVEIELEHPPEGLVRLGASVSVRIIGPEEGAVGESGTGQ